The Deltaproteobacteria bacterium genome window below encodes:
- a CDS encoding DUF4388 domain-containing protein produces MGSSDITIDEQGALQLSPETLERLNLEPGQTVRILFEGENTLGLLTARGEVRDMPDGTPLFMGSLANMPIADVFSFLTMIARSGVLRIFTEGYERAIYFRTGEIIFAISTHPEYKLGVFLLNRGVIDKRQLREVERDYTSDRRFGKLLVEKGFLTTQQLWDSVRAQIEEIVYSLFTLQAGDFIFVEGENFLSEDLAGFSLSSQNLLMEGIRRTDEWALINEELPDDGAIPLLPDSPPAKLPDTENARKVLTLVDGRRSIKLVVKLSRLGEFEGKRALYDLLKSKHVKIPREDSGKKAARDYAAEARALVDRHNTLLRQLYADLKSKNIEVNLQGTLRTFLKELATTRFADIFQNVELNAAGEMDPDAVIRNQKPGASTSQKALAIEGLGELLNFELLQDALREMANYAIFTVRNSCPDDVAEHIVGRVRQLQAGKTE; encoded by the coding sequence ATGGGCTCCAGCGATATCACCATTGACGAGCAGGGCGCACTCCAGCTTTCTCCCGAAACACTGGAGCGGCTCAATCTTGAGCCGGGCCAGACCGTACGGATCCTGTTCGAGGGCGAGAATACCCTCGGACTGCTGACGGCAAGAGGCGAAGTGCGGGACATGCCCGATGGCACCCCCCTGTTCATGGGGTCGCTGGCCAATATGCCGATTGCCGACGTGTTCAGTTTCCTGACCATGATCGCCCGCAGCGGTGTGCTGCGGATTTTCACCGAAGGATACGAGAGGGCCATTTACTTCCGGACCGGCGAGATCATCTTCGCGATCAGCACGCATCCGGAGTACAAGCTGGGTGTTTTCCTGCTGAACCGCGGCGTGATCGACAAGCGGCAACTGAGAGAAGTGGAGCGGGACTACACATCGGACCGGCGGTTCGGAAAGCTGCTCGTCGAGAAGGGATTCCTCACCACGCAGCAGCTCTGGGATTCTGTCCGTGCCCAGATCGAGGAAATCGTCTATTCCCTGTTCACGCTCCAGGCGGGAGATTTCATCTTCGTTGAGGGGGAGAATTTCCTCTCCGAAGACCTCGCCGGGTTTTCCCTGTCATCCCAGAATCTCCTGATGGAAGGCATCCGTCGCACAGACGAGTGGGCTCTCATCAATGAGGAGCTTCCGGACGATGGCGCCATCCCCCTCCTGCCGGACAGCCCGCCAGCCAAGCTGCCTGATACCGAGAATGCACGGAAGGTGCTGACGCTTGTTGACGGGCGGCGATCGATCAAGCTGGTCGTCAAGCTCTCCCGGCTGGGGGAGTTCGAGGGCAAACGGGCCCTGTATGACCTGCTGAAGTCGAAGCACGTCAAGATTCCGCGGGAAGACTCCGGGAAAAAGGCCGCACGGGACTATGCCGCCGAGGCCCGGGCACTCGTTGACCGGCACAACACCCTGCTCCGCCAGCTTTATGCCGATCTCAAGTCCAAAAACATCGAGGTGAATTTGCAGGGGACGCTTCGCACGTTCCTGAAGGAACTGGCAACCACGCGGTTTGCCGACATCTTCCAGAACGTCGAACTCAACGCCGCCGGCGAGATGGATCCCGATGCGGTCATCCGGAACCAGAAGCCGGGTGCCAGCACCTCCCAAAAGGCCCTCGCCATTGAGGGCCTGGGAGAACTGCTCAACTTCGAACTCCTTCAGGACGCCCTCCGCGAAATGGCCAACTACGCCATTTTCACGGTCCGGAACTCCTGCCCTGATGACGTGGCAGAACATATCGTCGGCCGTGTGCGGCAGCTTCAGGCAGGGAAGACCGAGTGA
- a CDS encoding BatA and WFA domain-containing protein has protein sequence MSLLHISLLGGLLLAAVPLLIHLFNRVRGQRVRFPAIRLVDESPPPTQRRRRLEDVLLMLLRMLAIILLTFWIARPYRTIKDTSVGRGMEPEAVAIIVDNSASMDYRESSGPRFDHALSLARALVTSLKPEDQAVVIPLVSRDEDPENLIQSQKELLQSLDRIRIEWAAPDPLARVEKAAVLLEKSPLELKSVYFFTDMQSAAWQLAPGQGSPPPGAPALKLIDVRASGSTDNRAIVSAQAVSEASGQSSVATAEARVANLMESGSGDIEFELRTARRSILRGAVQAPAGAVATARISYDASELTSGEVSWLELEADRLPADNRRYLVLNPLRKLKLLIVDGDQQALDSRAESYYVRQALHPNPAAETRFQYRVIPAGELPPLDNDIDAVMLMNVRELPSDSVSRLARWIEEGGSLFISLGDQIDPDRYNEQMGRVLPIRLRGIRAIGEDAVFAQGSDDRRERLSRFATGHPVFRPFTALEGGGFSSVRFTAYGLGEPGGGDAAALMWLGSGAPMLVERQLGQGRSLVWMSSLDRDWSDLVFKPVFLPLIHRITEYLCGALGDTLPLDVPASRPVELMAPPGAKTATVETPDGRQLPVEIADSDGDRPLRITDTWERGIYTVAWGGGARAGERIRFAVNIDPVEADLKPLDETQLEQLSRRYPLSAVGGPSGEIITGASFSLSRREEFYRTFILALALALLAESVLTVRARKP, from the coding sequence ATGTCGCTCCTCCACATATCGCTGCTGGGCGGGTTGCTTCTCGCAGCCGTGCCGCTGCTCATTCACCTGTTCAACCGGGTCCGGGGACAGCGCGTCCGTTTCCCGGCCATCCGCCTGGTGGATGAGAGCCCGCCGCCCACCCAGCGGCGGCGGCGTCTTGAGGACGTGCTTCTCATGCTGCTCCGGATGCTGGCCATTATCCTGCTGACATTCTGGATCGCACGCCCCTACCGGACAATCAAGGACACGAGCGTAGGGCGCGGCATGGAGCCGGAGGCGGTCGCCATCATCGTCGACAACTCCGCGAGCATGGACTACCGGGAAAGTTCGGGGCCGAGGTTCGACCATGCCCTCTCGCTGGCTCGTGCACTGGTGACAAGTCTGAAGCCCGAGGACCAGGCGGTCGTGATCCCCCTGGTCAGCCGGGACGAAGACCCGGAAAACCTGATTCAGTCGCAGAAGGAACTGCTGCAGTCGCTGGACCGGATCCGGATCGAATGGGCCGCCCCCGATCCTCTTGCGCGTGTCGAGAAGGCGGCCGTGCTTCTGGAAAAATCGCCGCTGGAACTGAAGTCGGTTTATTTTTTTACTGACATGCAATCCGCCGCCTGGCAGCTGGCTCCAGGGCAGGGGAGCCCGCCACCGGGTGCACCCGCGCTCAAGCTGATCGATGTGCGGGCCAGCGGGTCCACGGATAACAGGGCTATCGTTTCCGCACAGGCAGTGAGCGAGGCCTCCGGCCAGTCGAGCGTGGCGACAGCCGAAGCCCGCGTGGCGAACCTGATGGAAAGCGGCAGCGGCGATATCGAGTTCGAACTCCGCACCGCCCGGCGGAGCATCCTGCGAGGCGCCGTCCAGGCTCCGGCGGGGGCCGTCGCCACTGCACGGATCAGCTACGATGCTTCAGAACTCACAAGCGGGGAGGTTTCCTGGCTTGAACTGGAGGCCGACCGCCTGCCGGCCGATAACCGCCGCTATCTGGTGCTGAACCCCCTTCGCAAGCTGAAGCTCCTGATCGTCGATGGCGACCAGCAGGCGCTCGATTCGCGTGCGGAGAGCTACTACGTGCGCCAGGCGCTGCACCCGAATCCCGCCGCGGAGACACGGTTCCAGTACCGGGTGATACCCGCAGGCGAACTGCCCCCGCTGGATAACGATATTGATGCCGTGATGCTGATGAACGTGCGGGAACTGCCATCCGATTCGGTGTCGAGGCTGGCCCGGTGGATTGAAGAAGGCGGCTCACTCTTCATTTCCCTTGGGGACCAGATCGACCCGGACCGGTACAACGAGCAGATGGGCAGGGTCCTGCCCATCAGGCTGCGGGGAATCCGGGCCATCGGCGAGGATGCGGTATTCGCACAGGGCAGCGACGACCGCCGGGAGCGGCTGTCCCGGTTTGCCACCGGGCATCCCGTGTTCCGGCCCTTTACGGCGCTGGAAGGCGGGGGGTTCAGTTCGGTCAGGTTCACGGCCTATGGACTCGGAGAGCCGGGCGGCGGTGATGCCGCTGCACTCATGTGGCTTGGCTCCGGCGCGCCCATGCTGGTGGAACGGCAGCTGGGCCAGGGGCGGTCGCTCGTCTGGATGTCCTCGCTGGACCGGGACTGGTCGGACCTCGTGTTCAAGCCCGTCTTCCTGCCGCTGATCCACCGGATTACCGAGTATTTGTGCGGGGCCCTGGGCGACACGCTCCCCCTTGATGTCCCGGCCTCCCGCCCGGTGGAACTGATGGCTCCGCCGGGCGCAAAAACCGCTACGGTCGAGACTCCCGACGGACGGCAGTTGCCGGTGGAAATCGCCGATTCGGACGGTGACCGTCCCCTGCGGATTACTGACACATGGGAGCGCGGAATCTATACCGTTGCCTGGGGCGGAGGAGCGAGGGCCGGAGAGCGCATCCGGTTCGCAGTCAACATTGATCCGGTGGAGGCCGATCTTAAGCCCCTGGATGAAACCCAGCTGGAGCAGCTTTCGCGTCGGTACCCCCTGTCCGCGGTTGGTGGTCCGTCGGGAGAAATCATCACGGGTGCCAGTTTCTCGCTCAGCCGGCGGGAAGAATTCTACCGCACGTTCATTCTCGCGCTAGCACTGGCGCTGCTGGCCGAGTCCGTACTGACAGTGAGGGCACGGAAACCATGA
- the pyrF gene encoding orotidine-5'-phosphate decarboxylase yields MTEAMMAGLPRLFVAADLSSRRELDTLLAQIAPTGAGIKIGLEAYTALGGELVQAAAEQGCSVFLDLKFHDIPTTVARACTNVAALGASLTNVHALGGPRMISAAREALEKHGGPGRTKLLAVTILTSHSEADVRELGFTENSAVLVPRLARMARDAGADGVVCSPHEASGVREAAGPGFLIVTPGVRPSGSASNDQQRIATPVDAIRSGATHLVVGRPITGAPDPAAAAQAIIGEIRATLAGN; encoded by the coding sequence GTGACTGAAGCCATGATGGCCGGATTGCCCCGCCTGTTCGTGGCTGCGGATCTCTCCAGCCGGCGGGAACTGGACACGCTGCTGGCGCAGATTGCGCCCACAGGTGCCGGGATCAAGATCGGACTGGAGGCCTATACCGCACTCGGCGGAGAACTGGTTCAGGCAGCAGCGGAACAGGGATGTTCCGTCTTTCTGGACCTCAAGTTCCACGATATTCCGACCACCGTGGCCCGTGCCTGTACCAATGTGGCCGCACTCGGGGCCTCCCTCACCAATGTGCATGCGCTGGGTGGCCCCCGGATGATCTCCGCCGCCCGCGAGGCGCTGGAAAAGCACGGTGGCCCAGGCCGCACGAAACTTCTCGCCGTCACCATCCTGACGAGCCACAGCGAAGCCGATGTCCGCGAACTCGGATTCACGGAAAACTCCGCCGTGCTGGTCCCGAGGCTGGCCCGGATGGCCAGGGATGCGGGAGCCGACGGCGTGGTTTGCTCGCCACACGAAGCCTCCGGCGTCCGTGAGGCCGCCGGGCCCGGCTTTCTTATCGTCACACCCGGAGTCCGCCCGTCCGGATCGGCCTCGAACGACCAGCAGCGGATTGCAACACCGGTGGACGCCATCCGTTCCGGGGCCACCCATCTCGTCGTGGGACGTCCCATCACGGGCGCACCCGATCCGGCCGCCGCGGCGCAGGCGATTATCGGGGAAATCCGGGCCACACTGGCCGGTAACTGA
- a CDS encoding DUF58 domain-containing protein has translation MREVLDPALMASISPFTLRTEKIARGVWAGIHRSPQKGNSIEFSEYRSYHPGDDLRHLDWRVVAKTDRLYIRQFEHETSIRCWIGLDCSGSMDFTSREMPGVPPGARLGGVWTKFEYARHLAGALAYLLIGQHDRVGLFGSGAEPAHWLQPRSGSSHLERIGRALAASRPSPKAPVFPAVIAQLSERPLAQGLTVLFTDALDGAMELLGPLEKLAARRQEIVLFHVLDPVERDFPFTGLLEMEGTEGEGARPADSQAARAAYLERIRKLETDIERGLRSLGGSMERVFTDRPLDEALVPFLSRRLLERRGRR, from the coding sequence ATGCGCGAGGTCCTCGACCCCGCCCTCATGGCCAGTATCAGTCCGTTCACGCTTCGCACGGAAAAGATCGCGCGGGGCGTGTGGGCCGGTATCCACCGTTCTCCGCAAAAGGGGAACAGCATCGAGTTCTCGGAGTACCGTTCGTACCACCCGGGCGATGATTTGCGGCATCTCGACTGGCGTGTGGTCGCCAAGACTGACCGGCTTTATATCCGGCAGTTCGAGCACGAAACCTCCATCCGCTGCTGGATCGGCCTCGACTGTTCGGGTTCGATGGATTTCACCAGCAGGGAGATGCCCGGTGTGCCGCCGGGGGCAAGGCTTGGCGGGGTATGGACCAAGTTCGAATATGCCCGCCATCTGGCCGGTGCGCTTGCTTACCTGCTCATCGGGCAGCATGACCGGGTTGGCCTGTTTGGGTCCGGTGCAGAGCCGGCTCACTGGCTCCAGCCCAGATCGGGCAGCTCCCATCTGGAGCGTATTGGGCGCGCCCTGGCGGCGAGCAGGCCATCGCCAAAAGCTCCGGTATTTCCGGCCGTGATAGCGCAACTCTCGGAGCGGCCGCTGGCGCAGGGGCTCACGGTCCTTTTTACCGATGCGCTCGATGGTGCAATGGAACTGCTGGGACCACTGGAGAAACTTGCTGCCCGGCGGCAGGAGATTGTGCTTTTTCATGTGCTGGATCCGGTGGAACGGGACTTTCCGTTTACCGGACTTCTGGAGATGGAGGGCACCGAGGGCGAGGGTGCCCGGCCGGCTGATTCACAGGCGGCACGCGCAGCCTATCTGGAGCGTATCCGGAAACTGGAAACGGATATCGAACGCGGCCTCCGGAGTCTCGGAGGCAGCATGGAGCGGGTGTTCACCGATCGCCCGCTGGACGAGGCCCTGGTGCCATTCCTCAGCCGCCGGCTGCTCGAAAGACGGGGGCGGCGGTAG
- a CDS encoding proline--tRNA ligase, giving the protein MRQSHYHLPTLREDPADAELISHKLLLRAGLIRKIAAGIYDYLPVGLRALRKVERIVREEMDRSGGLEVQLPGVVPSELWVESGRWSKYGKELLRLKDRHSHEFCIGPTHEEAIVDLVRQDLRSYRELPRNFYQIGNKFRDEVRPRFGLMRGREFLMKDGYSFHPSYDDLDREYENMRQAYSRVFERCGLRFRVVEADTGAIGGSSSHEFTVLADAGEDAIASCNSCSYTANVEKAEARATDPAPGKPQKPKPEEVHTPNLKTVEEVAAFLGMTPHQKIKTMIYDTDLGPVVALVRGDDTVNEIKLKNACKAEWVLLASDETVRKVTGAPPGFAGPVGLKIAAPIYADHTIQTLVDAGCGANREDYHLIGVNPGRDFQPKAYVELRTVRAGDACPRCPNGKLDLLRGIEVGHIFKLGTRYSEPMGLSFLAENGEKQTVIMGTYGIGVSRTLQAAVEQNHDADGIIFPHGIAPFDVHLVCVNANQPEVIEVADRMYDLLRRSGVEVLYDDRDERPGIKFKDADLLGLPVRMSVGAKGLKDGVVEFRRRKDGETSRVALAEVETFVKTHLLRQD; this is encoded by the coding sequence GTGCGCCAGAGCCACTACCACCTGCCAACGCTCCGTGAAGACCCCGCCGATGCCGAGCTGATTTCACACAAGCTGCTGTTGCGGGCCGGCCTGATCCGCAAGATTGCCGCCGGCATATATGACTACCTGCCAGTGGGCCTGCGTGCGCTCAGGAAGGTGGAACGAATCGTCCGCGAGGAGATGGACCGGTCCGGCGGCCTGGAGGTCCAGCTCCCCGGCGTCGTCCCGTCGGAACTGTGGGTCGAGTCGGGACGCTGGTCCAAATACGGGAAAGAACTCCTTCGCCTCAAGGACCGGCACAGTCACGAGTTCTGCATCGGCCCTACTCACGAAGAAGCCATCGTCGATCTTGTCCGCCAGGATTTGCGGAGCTACCGCGAGCTTCCCCGGAACTTCTACCAGATCGGCAACAAGTTCCGTGACGAGGTGCGCCCCCGGTTCGGCCTGATGCGCGGACGTGAGTTCCTGATGAAGGACGGCTACAGCTTCCATCCGTCCTACGATGATCTGGACCGCGAATACGAGAACATGCGGCAGGCCTACAGCCGGGTTTTCGAACGCTGCGGCCTCAGGTTCCGCGTCGTCGAGGCCGACACCGGAGCCATCGGCGGGTCGTCCTCCCACGAGTTCACCGTGCTGGCCGATGCGGGCGAGGATGCCATCGCCTCATGCAACAGCTGCAGCTACACGGCCAATGTTGAAAAGGCCGAGGCTCGCGCCACGGATCCGGCCCCTGGGAAGCCCCAGAAGCCGAAGCCGGAGGAAGTGCACACCCCGAACCTCAAGACCGTCGAGGAGGTGGCCGCGTTTCTCGGCATGACGCCACACCAGAAGATCAAGACCATGATCTACGACACCGACCTCGGTCCGGTTGTGGCACTGGTCCGCGGCGACGATACGGTCAACGAGATCAAGCTCAAGAACGCCTGCAAGGCCGAGTGGGTTCTGCTTGCCAGCGATGAGACTGTCCGGAAGGTCACCGGCGCTCCGCCGGGCTTTGCGGGCCCCGTCGGCCTCAAAATAGCGGCCCCGATCTATGCCGACCACACCATCCAGACGCTCGTGGATGCGGGCTGCGGGGCCAATCGTGAGGACTATCACCTGATTGGCGTCAATCCCGGCCGGGATTTCCAGCCAAAGGCCTATGTCGAGCTCCGGACGGTCAGGGCCGGTGATGCCTGTCCACGCTGCCCAAACGGGAAGCTGGACCTTTTGCGGGGAATCGAGGTCGGCCACATCTTCAAGCTGGGAACCCGCTATTCGGAGCCGATGGGACTCAGTTTCCTGGCCGAGAACGGCGAAAAGCAGACGGTCATCATGGGTACTTATGGCATCGGTGTGAGCCGGACGCTTCAGGCGGCTGTCGAACAGAATCATGACGCGGACGGCATCATATTCCCGCATGGAATCGCACCCTTCGATGTTCATCTGGTCTGCGTGAATGCGAATCAGCCCGAGGTCATCGAGGTCGCCGACCGGATGTACGACCTGCTCCGGCGGTCCGGCGTGGAAGTCCTTTATGACGACCGGGATGAGCGCCCCGGCATCAAGTTCAAGGATGCCGATCTTCTGGGACTCCCCGTCCGGATGTCGGTCGGCGCCAAGGGACTCAAGGACGGAGTTGTCGAGTTCCGCCGGCGCAAGGATGGCGAGACCAGCCGGGTTGCCCTTGCAGAGGTGGAAACCTTCGTGAAAACTCACCTCCTGCGGCAGGACTGA
- a CDS encoding DUF4159 domain-containing protein: MKRLLPVAVLLVMAALAALPYPAAAQSDRQRVRFAQLQYPGGIWNPNPTAARSLMIYLSRHTSIVVSPERLDLAWDSPELFYQPLLWITGCEAFDAFPDNAIFNLRKYVAFGGTIVFDDCTGLSGGGFDRSVRLTAERLFPRNPMMPVPHNHDIYKSFFLLEGAPGRLSVAKEIEGVQVGGRTAILYSRNDLGGAWARRSDGGFVHDQISAGEAGRERAFRMGLNIFMYALNVDYKSDQVHIPFILKRRRL; the protein is encoded by the coding sequence ATGAAGCGGCTGCTGCCCGTCGCCGTGCTGCTGGTGATGGCCGCTCTGGCGGCGTTGCCGTATCCGGCAGCCGCGCAGTCCGATCGCCAGCGCGTCCGTTTTGCCCAGCTCCAGTATCCCGGTGGCATCTGGAACCCGAATCCGACGGCTGCCCGCTCGCTGATGATCTACCTGTCCCGTCATACGAGTATCGTCGTTTCCCCGGAGCGGCTCGATCTGGCGTGGGATTCGCCGGAGCTGTTCTACCAGCCGCTGCTGTGGATCACTGGCTGCGAGGCGTTCGATGCGTTTCCGGACAACGCCATCTTCAATCTGCGAAAATATGTCGCCTTTGGCGGCACGATCGTATTTGACGATTGCACGGGGCTTTCTGGCGGCGGTTTCGACCGGAGCGTGCGGCTGACCGCTGAGCGCCTGTTTCCGCGGAATCCGATGATGCCGGTTCCGCACAATCATGACATCTACAAGTCATTCTTCCTGCTGGAGGGCGCCCCGGGACGGCTTTCCGTCGCGAAGGAGATCGAAGGCGTTCAGGTGGGCGGCCGGACGGCAATTCTGTATTCCCGGAATGATCTTGGAGGTGCATGGGCCCGGCGGTCGGATGGCGGGTTTGTTCATGACCAGATTTCGGCTGGCGAGGCCGGCCGGGAACGGGCGTTCCGCATGGGCCTGAATATCTTCATGTATGCGCTGAACGTGGACTACAAGAGCGATCAGGTCCATATCCCGTTCATCCTGAAGAGGCGGCGGCTGTGA
- a CDS encoding MoxR family ATPase: MSDELRENVPGDVETARSVTSLKAKVLQEVHKVIIGQDQTIDILLTALLARGHGLFVGVPGLAKTLLIQSLAEALSLDFNRIQFTPDLMPGDVTGTEVLEEDRATGMRQFRFIRGPVFTNILLADEINRTSPKTQAALLQAMQEQKVTASGKTYGLEPPFLVFATQNPLEQEGTYPLPEAQLDRFMFSVLVDYPSQDEELEIVRRTTGHVAQKIAEVVSREELLNIQDLVRRVPVADGVVEYAVQLARRTRPQDPSSPSFVREWVSWGAGPRASQFLILGAKARALLENRMAPSVEDIRALACPILRHRVIRNFRAEAEGISPDTVIERLLDEDRAARAA, translated from the coding sequence ATGTCCGATGAATTGAGAGAAAATGTCCCGGGCGATGTCGAGACAGCCCGCAGTGTGACCTCCCTGAAGGCGAAGGTGCTTCAGGAAGTCCACAAGGTGATCATTGGCCAGGACCAGACGATCGATATCCTGCTCACGGCGCTGCTCGCGCGGGGGCATGGACTGTTCGTAGGAGTGCCGGGCCTCGCCAAGACGCTGCTGATACAGTCGCTCGCCGAGGCGCTGTCGCTCGATTTCAACCGCATCCAGTTCACGCCAGACCTCATGCCGGGCGATGTGACGGGAACGGAAGTCCTGGAAGAAGACCGCGCCACCGGCATGCGGCAGTTCCGCTTCATCCGCGGGCCGGTCTTTACAAACATACTGCTGGCCGACGAGATCAACCGGACCTCGCCCAAGACGCAGGCGGCCCTTCTTCAGGCAATGCAGGAACAGAAGGTGACAGCCTCGGGCAAGACCTATGGCCTTGAGCCGCCGTTCCTGGTTTTTGCCACCCAGAATCCGCTGGAACAGGAAGGCACCTATCCCCTGCCGGAAGCCCAGCTCGACCGGTTCATGTTCTCGGTTCTGGTGGACTATCCGAGCCAGGACGAGGAACTGGAAATCGTCCGCCGCACGACCGGGCATGTGGCCCAGAAAATTGCCGAGGTGGTGAGCCGCGAGGAACTGCTGAATATCCAGGACCTGGTGCGCCGGGTGCCGGTGGCGGATGGAGTCGTGGAATACGCGGTCCAGCTTGCCCGCCGCACAAGGCCGCAGGACCCATCTTCGCCGTCTTTCGTCCGCGAATGGGTGTCATGGGGCGCCGGGCCCAGGGCCAGCCAGTTCCTGATACTCGGGGCAAAGGCCCGGGCGCTTCTGGAGAACCGGATGGCCCCGTCGGTGGAGGATATCCGTGCGCTCGCCTGTCCGATCCTCCGCCACCGGGTGATCAGGAATTTCCGCGCCGAAGCGGAAGGGATTTCTCCGGATACAGTCATCGAACGCCTGCTGGATGAGGACCGCGCGGCGCGCGCTGCCTGA
- a CDS encoding NDP-sugar synthase, whose product MDALILAAGLGTRLRPLTEYLPKPLVPVLNTPLIDLAIDWLRVQGMSRFTVNSHYKADLLRSHLNQRALHDRIDITESHEPAILGTGGAILKVIDTFKGDCFVLWNSDILFAPELGPVIEGHRSSGALATLVLRRRDVQKFGGFTREPDGLITSYVPPSPGRPPLHAGIYTGVMVLSPEIRIHFPPGKDIFCIIADVIRPLIEKGERVRGVFSDESWSDLGNPEAYFRANFEELALLESGPNPLTRFLRSLLERKGYENRGNGFWAMPHQKQVPAQGPSLVGPDVVCGRDVALGERVIIGSGARIYGAGLLEDSIVWPGVEAVLRSPSGNRKIQDRIFSGSGYYAVPTNREEIPQLPPV is encoded by the coding sequence ATGGATGCGCTCATTCTCGCTGCCGGCCTCGGAACCCGGCTCCGTCCGCTGACGGAGTACCTTCCCAAGCCGCTGGTACCGGTGCTGAACACGCCGCTCATTGACCTTGCCATCGACTGGCTGCGGGTTCAGGGGATGAGCCGTTTTACGGTCAATTCGCACTACAAGGCCGATCTGCTCCGCTCCCACCTGAATCAGCGGGCTCTCCATGACCGGATCGATATAACGGAGAGCCACGAACCCGCCATCCTCGGGACAGGTGGGGCCATCCTCAAGGTGATTGATACCTTCAAGGGCGACTGCTTCGTGCTCTGGAACTCCGATATCCTGTTTGCACCGGAACTGGGACCGGTCATCGAGGGGCATCGCTCGTCAGGTGCGCTGGCAACTCTGGTTCTCCGGCGGCGTGATGTGCAGAAATTCGGCGGCTTTACACGCGAACCCGATGGGCTCATCACCTCCTATGTCCCCCCCAGCCCCGGCCGGCCGCCCCTTCATGCGGGCATCTATACCGGAGTCATGGTGCTCAGCCCGGAGATTCGCATCCACTTTCCGCCGGGGAAAGACATCTTCTGCATTATCGCCGACGTGATCCGGCCGCTGATCGAAAAGGGCGAAAGGGTCCGCGGGGTGTTCAGCGATGAATCTTGGAGCGATCTCGGGAACCCTGAAGCCTATTTCCGGGCGAATTTCGAGGAACTGGCCCTGCTGGAAAGCGGCCCCAATCCTCTCACCCGGTTTCTCAGGAGCCTGCTGGAGCGCAAGGGCTACGAAAACCGGGGCAACGGATTCTGGGCCATGCCGCACCAGAAACAGGTGCCGGCCCAGGGGCCGTCGCTGGTGGGCCCGGATGTCGTCTGCGGACGGGACGTGGCTCTCGGCGAGCGGGTCATCATTGGCAGCGGGGCGCGAATCTACGGCGCCGGCCTGCTGGAGGACTCGATTGTCTGGCCCGGCGTCGAGGCCGTCCTGCGCTCGCCATCCGGGAACCGGAAGATCCAGGACCGCATCTTTTCCGGTAGCGGCTACTATGCCGTGCCGACGAACCGCGAGGAAATCCCCCAGCTTCCGCCGGTCTAA
- a CDS encoding anhydro-N-acetylmuramic acid kinase: MPPVTGLGMMSGTSADGIDAVPVEFPPGKRPRPGKRVTAPYPAPLRTELLKLAEARSFPVDRIAELSVELGRLHLELALKVSKSLKRNPDFIALHGQTIRHRPEAGYTWQLVDPAPVAAGTGATVISDFRTADVAEGGEGAPLVPFAHQILFADAKKWTAAVNIGGIANVTLLPPAGSNHSITGFDTGPGNMLIDAWVQEHAGQPFDRDGRIARKGTPQPAGRRWLEREPYFAEPPPKSTGREQFGKVFLGKIRRNLVRMGLHDAVATLTLFTSASIADQVLRWSPVQPERVVVCGGGAFNPAILWGLRQMLPGSEVIPSTRMGIEPLAVEAAAFALLGMETLKGLPSNITSVTGATRPAILGRISPGRLFFKTVSAVHALPAIGYTG, from the coding sequence ATGCCACCAGTTACCGGCCTTGGGATGATGAGCGGCACATCGGCCGACGGAATCGATGCCGTTCCGGTGGAGTTTCCGCCGGGCAAACGCCCCAGACCAGGGAAACGGGTGACGGCGCCCTACCCGGCTCCACTCCGGACCGAACTCCTGAAGCTGGCCGAAGCGCGCTCGTTTCCGGTAGACCGGATCGCCGAACTGTCGGTCGAACTCGGACGGCTCCATCTGGAACTGGCACTGAAAGTCTCGAAGTCACTCAAGCGAAATCCGGATTTCATCGCACTGCATGGGCAGACCATCCGTCACCGGCCCGAGGCCGGGTACACCTGGCAGCTTGTGGACCCGGCTCCGGTGGCCGCCGGAACCGGAGCAACAGTGATCTCCGATTTCCGCACCGCCGATGTGGCCGAGGGCGGGGAGGGAGCGCCGCTGGTCCCGTTTGCCCACCAGATCCTGTTTGCTGACGCGAAAAAATGGACCGCTGCCGTCAATATCGGCGGTATCGCCAATGTGACGCTGCTCCCCCCTGCCGGATCGAACCACTCCATCACCGGATTCGACACCGGCCCCGGTAACATGCTGATCGACGCCTGGGTCCAGGAACATGCGGGACAGCCGTTCGACCGTGACGGCCGGATCGCCCGGAAAGGGACGCCGCAGCCGGCAGGCCGGAGGTGGCTTGAGCGTGAGCCGTATTTTGCCGAACCCCCTCCCAAATCCACGGGGCGCGAGCAGTTCGGCAAGGTGTTTCTCGGCAAGATCCGCCGGAACCTCGTCCGCATGGGGCTGCACGATGCCGTGGCGACGCTTACGCTTTTTACCAGCGCCTCCATCGCTGACCAGGTTCTCAGGTGGTCGCCCGTTCAGCCCGAACGCGTCGTCGTCTGCGGCGGCGGGGCCTTTAATCCAGCCATCCTCTGGGGTCTCCGGCAGATGCTTCCGGGATCGGAGGTCATTCCGAGCACCCGGATGGGGATAGAGCCGCTGGCCGTGGAAGCCGCTGCCTTTGCCCTGCTGGGCATGGAGACGCTGAAGGGGCTGCCGTCGAATATCACATCCGTTACCGGGGCCACCCGGCCCGCGATCCTCGGGCGCATATCCCCCGGAAGATTATTTTTTAAGACGGTATCAGCTGTCCACGCCCTGCCCGCAATCGGGTACACTGGCTGA